The Humulus lupulus chromosome 3, drHumLupu1.1, whole genome shotgun sequence genome window below encodes:
- the LOC133822373 gene encoding DNA polymerase II subunit B3-1 yields MMDEEKEETIRPEIPTGRVKKIMKLDKDIKKVNAEALFLISCSTELFLRFLAERSAEVAIEKKRKIVKLEHIRAAVKRHQPTSDFLLDSLPLPTQRSDNQPSDRNHSRNVAEKLVPVGTRRIDDFFSKSENENEAPMEINES; encoded by the coding sequence ATGATGGACGAGGAGAAAGAGGAGACGATTCGGCCTGAAATCCCAACCGGCCGGGTCAAGAAGATCATGAAGCTCGATAAGGACATCAAGAAGGTAAACGCAGAAGCTCTATTTCTCATCTCGTGCTCCACGGAGCTCTTTCTCAGATTCCTCGCCGAGAGGTCTGCGGAGGTTGCGATCGAGAAGAAGCGCAAGATCGTCAAGCTTGAACACATAAGGGCGGCCGTCAAGAGGCACCAACCTACCAGCGATTTCCTCCTCGATTCACTTCCTCTGCCTACTCAGCGGTCCGATAACCAACCATCAGATCGGAACCACTCTCGCAATGTTGCTGAAAAGCTGGTCCCGGTCGGAACTCGCCGGATCGATGATTTCTTTAGCAAGTCAGAAAATGAAAATGAAGCCCCAATGGAGATCAACGAGTCTTAG